AAGACGCAGCCGCTGCGCCTGCGCCGTCTGCCCGATCGCTTCTGGGACGGGCTGATGCAGGCGCCCTGGCGCTACGATCTGTTTCAGCTGCTGCGCCGCATCGACGCCCAGGGCGGCGAAAAGTATCCGCTGGGCCGCGCGCCGCAGCCGCGCCATGAGCCGCTGCGGCTCGGACAGACGCCTTCGCTGGCGTTCGCCCCGTCGACGCTGGCGTCGGTCAGCGCCCGGGAAGGCGGCGCGCTGCATGACGTATCCATCCTCAGCTTCGGCCTGTTCGGCCCTAACGGCCCGCTGCCGGTACATATGACCGAGCATGCGCGCGAGCGGCTTTATCATCATCAGGATGCCAGCCTGACCGCCTTCGCCGATCTGTTTCATCATCGGCTGACGCTGCTGTTTTACCGCGCCTGGGCCGACGCGCAGCCGACGGCCTCGCTCGATCGGCCTGACGGACGACGCTTCGACGGCTACCTCGCCAGCCTGATCGGCATGGGGCAGCCCGCGCAGCGCGCCAGCGGCAGCCTGAGCGAACACGCCCGCCTGATGCTGGCCGGCCATCTCAGCCGCCACGGCCGCGACGCCGAAGGGCTGGAGAAGATCCTGCGGCACTATTTCAACGCGCCGGTGCGCATTGAGCAGAATATTCCGCAGTGGCTGTCGCTTGATAAACGCG
This DNA window, taken from Mixta gaviniae, encodes the following:
- the tssG gene encoding type VI secretion system baseplate subunit TssG — protein: MSQDKTQPLRLRRLPDRFWDGLMQAPWRYDLFQLLRRIDAQGGEKYPLGRAPQPRHEPLRLGQTPSLAFAPSTLASVSAREGGALHDVSILSFGLFGPNGPLPVHMTEHARERLYHHQDASLTAFADLFHHRLTLLFYRAWADAQPTASLDRPDGRRFDGYLASLIGMGQPAQRASGSLSEHARLMLAGHLSRHGRDAEGLEKILRHYFNAPVRIEQNIPQWLSLDKRERARLAAGRQAPRLGESTFLGVAVRDVQHKLRIDIGPLSLARYNQFLPDERHAAELRDWVRQYLGVEYVWEVRLLLAQDEIEGATLGGQARLGYSAWLGHQPTPQPRGDLQFSPEPQPSP